In Neorhizobium sp. NCHU2750, a single genomic region encodes these proteins:
- a CDS encoding SPOR domain-containing protein, with protein sequence MADNNLARSRNDVPDFFADGDPLAELARIVGYEERVAAKPEPAITAPVAPVRNDPVFNLEDELLREFERYDAPRLDPVDDLAPVVAEPVAAQPVSRAEPVSLPGFSLEAPAEPASPALSPLPPEFFEPASSVQEPAPMVADEWAMIEPVSDRPVAERVEPAQDRFHDVDVAPREPVVSNDDGGFDVFSSQQVVEDEVRFELPSVASAPAPVVVADMAPAAPVVAAPVPVEPEPSFDDFDLAAELETSIVAAPVSAAQPVAEMKRKPAAFTPSFRMPLANFQSGAGVASHQPPAPKVEARVEPVAELKVEMPVAAPAPVMAPVVDALAPSVPAMDIPLAGPAEPVRTVEAARSEAPAKNNSDRFAELDALFRDVDRYAPPVPPAAPVLPVAPAVSVAPAKPQPAVAPVAAPVTVAAPAAVADELDPFADMEFELALDDLELDLADMVVSENSKVVVPDAAAVAPQISVQPAKAPAPASAPVLAAAPVMAPALAAAPALAAASTFSAPMAKDRASEQPVDLDDDVPFDPALIADSEEQPEAIAELDVPALPVEEKPEPVYRNDFDLDIDAELASLLEAPEDVTPAPRASAATKAEPAATQAAAQPQSVYADLDDFERALEEDFRRSLATPLAADDRYAAADEADQDIDDEQGTSSSRRWIAPLAAVGMLVLGGAGAYAWFGHSSGIGGSGEPVVIAADTDPVKVAPENPGGKTVPNQDKAVYDRVGGTASETPKQQQLISSSEEPVDVVQKTLMPDTAPVDSEGGNDDAADSGDTQDPRLLPQDQQQAVTVMPRKVKTMIVRADGTLVEQDVDAASAEKVAGAAGKTDMPASNASGQSAAAFPTAGSQPAGVVPASAPADVASAMSQSAQAPATIDQLADTAPAAAVKAPVPMARPSQQPANVVASVSGQGTVRTPAAAPAAAPAAAAQNTQVASAADGGYVIQVASLPTQADAQKSYQNLSNKFGSVIGGRGVDIKAAEIAGKGTFYRVRIPAGSKDQAVALCEKFRAAGGSCIVAR encoded by the coding sequence ATGGCTGATAACAACCTTGCGCGTAGCCGGAATGACGTACCGGATTTCTTTGCCGATGGTGACCCGTTGGCTGAACTCGCTCGGATTGTCGGTTATGAGGAACGGGTTGCTGCAAAACCCGAGCCGGCCATCACCGCACCCGTAGCGCCCGTTCGCAACGACCCGGTCTTCAATCTGGAAGACGAGCTGCTGAGAGAGTTCGAGCGCTATGATGCGCCGAGGCTCGATCCCGTCGATGATCTGGCTCCCGTTGTCGCGGAGCCGGTCGCGGCCCAGCCGGTTTCGCGTGCCGAGCCCGTTTCTCTTCCTGGCTTTTCCCTCGAGGCTCCGGCAGAGCCTGCCTCTCCGGCCCTGTCGCCGTTGCCACCGGAATTCTTCGAGCCCGCTTCTTCGGTTCAAGAGCCTGCGCCAATGGTCGCCGACGAGTGGGCGATGATCGAGCCGGTCTCCGATCGCCCTGTTGCCGAACGCGTTGAGCCGGCTCAGGACCGTTTCCACGATGTCGACGTAGCGCCGCGTGAGCCTGTCGTCTCGAATGACGACGGTGGCTTCGATGTCTTCTCCTCGCAGCAGGTCGTCGAGGACGAGGTTCGTTTCGAACTTCCGTCTGTCGCCAGCGCGCCGGCTCCGGTCGTCGTCGCGGACATGGCGCCTGCCGCGCCGGTCGTCGCTGCTCCCGTTCCTGTCGAGCCCGAGCCGTCCTTCGACGATTTCGATCTCGCCGCCGAGCTCGAGACCTCGATCGTGGCCGCGCCGGTGTCTGCCGCGCAGCCTGTCGCCGAGATGAAACGGAAGCCTGCGGCATTCACCCCGAGCTTCCGCATGCCGCTGGCGAATTTCCAGTCGGGGGCCGGCGTGGCCTCGCACCAGCCGCCTGCGCCCAAGGTCGAGGCCAGGGTCGAGCCTGTCGCCGAGCTGAAGGTTGAAATGCCCGTGGCCGCTCCGGCTCCGGTGATGGCGCCAGTCGTTGACGCGCTCGCGCCCTCGGTGCCGGCGATGGACATCCCGCTTGCCGGTCCGGCAGAGCCTGTGCGCACTGTCGAAGCCGCGCGCAGCGAAGCACCTGCCAAAAACAATAGTGACCGCTTTGCCGAACTCGACGCGTTGTTCCGCGACGTCGATCGTTATGCGCCGCCGGTACCTCCTGCGGCGCCTGTGCTTCCGGTTGCCCCAGCCGTTTCTGTCGCACCGGCCAAGCCGCAGCCTGCGGTCGCGCCCGTCGCTGCACCGGTTACCGTTGCTGCCCCCGCGGCAGTGGCAGACGAGCTTGACCCGTTCGCCGACATGGAATTCGAACTGGCGCTGGACGATCTGGAACTCGATCTCGCCGACATGGTGGTTTCGGAAAACAGCAAAGTGGTTGTGCCTGATGCAGCAGCCGTAGCGCCGCAGATTTCGGTTCAGCCGGCCAAGGCGCCTGCACCTGCATCTGCCCCAGTCTTGGCCGCTGCCCCAGTCATGGCTCCCGCTCTGGCTGCGGCTCCTGCTCTGGCCGCTGCTTCGACTTTTTCGGCGCCGATGGCGAAGGATCGGGCGAGTGAACAGCCTGTCGATCTCGATGACGATGTTCCCTTCGATCCGGCCCTGATCGCCGATTCGGAAGAGCAGCCCGAAGCGATCGCCGAACTCGATGTTCCCGCCCTGCCGGTCGAGGAAAAGCCGGAACCGGTCTATCGCAACGATTTCGATCTCGACATCGACGCCGAGCTTGCCTCGCTTCTGGAAGCTCCGGAAGACGTTACACCGGCACCGCGTGCCAGCGCTGCGACGAAGGCCGAGCCGGCCGCAACGCAGGCCGCAGCCCAGCCCCAGTCGGTCTATGCTGATCTCGACGATTTCGAGCGGGCGCTGGAAGAAGATTTCCGCCGCAGCCTGGCAACGCCGCTTGCTGCCGACGATCGCTATGCGGCGGCCGACGAGGCAGATCAGGATATCGACGACGAGCAGGGCACGTCGTCCTCTCGTCGCTGGATCGCGCCTTTGGCTGCCGTCGGCATGCTGGTTCTCGGTGGTGCAGGCGCCTATGCCTGGTTCGGCCATTCTTCCGGCATTGGCGGAAGTGGCGAACCGGTGGTGATTGCCGCCGATACCGACCCGGTCAAGGTTGCTCCTGAAAATCCGGGCGGCAAGACGGTGCCGAACCAGGACAAGGCCGTTTACGACCGCGTCGGTGGAACGGCATCCGAGACGCCGAAGCAGCAGCAGCTGATTTCGAGCAGCGAAGAGCCGGTCGATGTCGTGCAGAAGACGCTGATGCCTGATACCGCGCCTGTCGACAGCGAAGGCGGCAATGACGACGCAGCCGATAGCGGCGATACGCAGGATCCGCGTCTGTTGCCGCAGGATCAGCAGCAGGCCGTGACGGTCATGCCGCGCAAGGTCAAGACGATGATCGTGCGCGCCGACGGTACGCTGGTCGAGCAGGATGTCGATGCGGCATCAGCAGAAAAGGTTGCTGGCGCAGCCGGCAAGACCGACATGCCGGCCTCGAATGCATCTGGCCAGAGTGCTGCGGCATTCCCGACGGCTGGTTCGCAGCCGGCAGGCGTCGTGCCTGCGTCTGCTCCGGCCGATGTTGCCTCGGCCATGTCGCAGTCTGCCCAGGCCCCGGCTACCATCGATCAGCTTGCCGATACCGCGCCTGCTGCCGCCGTCAAGGCGCCCGTGCCGATGGCACGTCCTTCGCAGCAGCCGGCCAATGTCGTGGCTAGCGTAAGCGGGCAGGGCACCGTGCGTACTCCTGCAGCGGCACCCGCTGCAGCTCCTGCGGCCGCGGCGCAGAACACTCAGGTCGCTTCTGCCGCTGATGGTGGCTATGTGATCCAGGTCGCATCGCTTCCGACCCAGGCCGATGCGCAGAAGTCCTACCAGAACCTGTCGAACAAGTTCGGCAGCGTCATCGGTGGACGTGGCGTCGACATCAAGGCCGCCGAGATTGCCGGCAAGGGCACCTTCTACCGCGTCCGCATTCCGGCCGGCAGCAAGGATCAGGCCGTGGCGCTGTGCGAAAAGTTCCGCGCAGCCGGCGGCAGCTGCATCGTGGCCCGCTGA
- the argS gene encoding arginine--tRNA ligase has translation MNLFADFDLRIKNALETIDIVKEKRGEVDFGRLTVEPPRDQSHGDVATNAAMVLAKPLGTNPRALADLISVALRNDPDVSEVSVAGPGFINIRLSTGYWQRLLASVIEQGTDYGRSKVGSGKKTNVEYVSANPTGPMHVGHCRGAVVGDALANLLGFAGFDVTKEYYINDAGGQIEVLARSVFLRYREALGENIGEIPAGLYPGDYLVPVGKELAAEYGPRLHNMPEEEWLPIVKDRAVAAMMVMIREDLEALNVHHDVFFSERTLHADGAKAIRAAINDLTFKGHVYKGKLPPPKGQLPEDWEDRDQTLFRSTEVGDDIDRPLIKSDGSYTYFAADVAYFKEKYDRGFDEMIYVLGADHGGYVKRLEAVARAVSDGKAKLTVLLCQLVKLYRDGEPVKMSKRSGDFVTLREVVDEVGRDSVRFMMLYRKNSEPLDFDFAKVTEQSKDNPVFYVQYAHARCMSVFRQAKDAFPDLDVDSLDLASTVGEITDPNELQLVAKLAEYPRIVESAALSQEPHRIAFYLYDLASFFHAHWNKGKEQPELRFVNDKNRELSVARLGLVRAVASVLRSGLTITGTAAPEEMR, from the coding sequence ATGAACCTTTTTGCTGACTTCGATCTGAGAATTAAGAATGCGCTGGAAACGATTGATATCGTCAAGGAAAAGCGCGGAGAGGTCGATTTCGGACGCCTGACCGTCGAGCCGCCGCGCGACCAGAGCCATGGCGATGTGGCCACCAATGCGGCGATGGTGCTGGCCAAGCCGCTCGGCACCAATCCGCGGGCGCTGGCGGACCTGATCTCGGTGGCGTTGCGCAACGACCCCGATGTCAGTGAGGTTTCCGTTGCCGGGCCGGGCTTCATCAATATCCGTTTGTCGACCGGCTACTGGCAGCGCCTGCTCGCTTCGGTGATAGAGCAGGGTACGGATTACGGCCGCTCGAAGGTCGGGTCGGGCAAGAAGACCAATGTCGAATATGTTTCCGCCAACCCTACTGGCCCGATGCATGTCGGCCATTGCCGTGGCGCGGTTGTCGGCGATGCCTTGGCCAACCTGTTGGGCTTTGCCGGCTTCGACGTGACGAAGGAATATTACATCAACGACGCCGGCGGGCAGATCGAGGTGCTGGCGCGCTCGGTGTTCCTGCGTTACCGCGAAGCGCTCGGTGAAAATATCGGTGAGATCCCGGCCGGGCTTTATCCGGGCGATTATCTCGTGCCGGTCGGCAAGGAGCTGGCTGCAGAATACGGCCCGCGCCTGCACAACATGCCGGAAGAGGAATGGCTGCCGATCGTCAAGGATCGCGCGGTTGCCGCGATGATGGTGATGATCCGCGAGGATCTCGAAGCGCTCAACGTCCATCACGACGTGTTCTTCTCCGAGCGCACCCTGCATGCGGACGGCGCCAAGGCGATCCGGGCTGCGATCAACGATCTGACCTTCAAGGGGCATGTCTACAAGGGCAAGCTGCCGCCGCCGAAGGGGCAGTTGCCGGAAGACTGGGAAGATCGCGACCAGACGCTGTTCCGCTCCACCGAAGTGGGGGACGATATCGACCGGCCGCTGATCAAGTCGGACGGCAGCTATACCTATTTCGCCGCCGACGTGGCCTACTTCAAGGAGAAGTATGATCGCGGCTTCGACGAGATGATCTATGTGCTTGGTGCCGACCATGGCGGTTATGTGAAGCGGCTTGAAGCTGTCGCACGCGCCGTTTCGGACGGCAAAGCGAAGCTGACGGTGCTGCTGTGCCAGCTGGTCAAGCTCTATCGCGATGGCGAGCCGGTGAAGATGTCGAAGCGTTCCGGCGATTTCGTCACGCTGCGCGAGGTCGTCGACGAGGTCGGACGCGATTCGGTTCGCTTCATGATGCTTTACCGGAAGAATTCCGAGCCGCTCGACTTCGACTTTGCCAAGGTGACGGAGCAGTCCAAAGATAACCCGGTCTTCTACGTACAGTATGCGCATGCCCGTTGCATGTCGGTGTTCCGGCAGGCGAAGGACGCGTTCCCGGATCTCGATGTCGATTCGCTCGACCTTGCCTCGACTGTCGGCGAAATCACCGATCCGAACGAACTTCAGCTTGTCGCGAAGCTTGCCGAATATCCGCGGATCGTCGAGAGCGCCGCGCTTTCGCAGGAGCCGCATCGCATCGCATTTTACCTCTATGACCTGGCCAGCTTCTTCCATGCGCACTGGAATAAAGGTAAAGAACAACCTGAATTACGTTTTGTTAACGATAAAAACCGAGAATTGAGCGTCGCCAGACTTGGGCTGGTGCGTGCTGTCGCTTCCGTATTGAGGTCTGGCCTCACCATTACGGGCACTGCTGCACCAGAGGAAATGCGGTAA
- a CDS encoding deoxyguanosinetriphosphate triphosphohydrolase, translated as MTIDTRTLGFGGGERAVYASDPWASRGRMFPEDGSLTRSEFQRDRDRIVHTTAFRRLKHKTQVFISPDGDHYRTRLTHTIEVAQIARALARALKLDEDLAEGVALVHDFGHTPFGHTGEDALDEVMKPYGGFDHNAQSLRIVTKLERRYAEFDGINLTWESLEGLVKHNGPLMTADGEGLKGPVPQPIRDYCLLHDLELASFASLEAQVAAISDDIAYNTHDIDDGLRSGLLTFEMLEEVPFLAGLMRQVREKYPHLEASRFAYEVTRRQITHMVEDVIGVAQANLAAVKPQSAADVRAAGRVIATFSPAMAETDRQIKKLLFSRIYRHPDIMRIRAGASQIVTDLFEAYMNDPTLMRSHYWVDHISGLKLAAKARHVSDYLAGMTDTYAIRVHGELFDQTPDLR; from the coding sequence ATGACAATCGATACCCGGACACTTGGCTTCGGCGGCGGCGAGCGTGCCGTCTATGCATCCGACCCCTGGGCCTCCCGCGGACGCATGTTTCCCGAAGACGGCAGCCTGACACGTTCCGAGTTTCAGCGCGACCGCGACCGGATCGTCCATACGACGGCATTCAGGCGGCTGAAGCACAAGACGCAGGTGTTCATCAGCCCCGACGGCGATCATTACCGCACCCGGCTGACGCATACGATCGAGGTGGCGCAGATCGCCCGAGCGCTCGCCCGTGCGCTGAAACTCGACGAGGATCTCGCCGAAGGCGTCGCTCTCGTTCACGATTTCGGCCACACGCCGTTCGGTCATACGGGCGAGGACGCGCTGGACGAGGTGATGAAGCCCTATGGCGGGTTCGACCACAATGCCCAGTCGCTGCGCATCGTCACCAAGCTGGAACGGCGCTATGCGGAATTCGACGGCATCAACCTGACCTGGGAGAGCCTTGAGGGGTTGGTCAAGCATAACGGCCCGCTGATGACGGCGGATGGCGAGGGGCTGAAAGGCCCCGTGCCGCAGCCGATCCGCGATTACTGCCTGCTGCACGACCTGGAGCTTGCAAGCTTTGCCAGCCTGGAGGCGCAGGTCGCGGCGATTTCCGACGATATCGCCTACAATACCCATGATATCGATGACGGGTTGCGCTCGGGGCTTTTGACCTTCGAGATGCTGGAAGAGGTTCCGTTCCTTGCCGGGCTGATGCGACAGGTGCGGGAGAAATATCCGCATTTGGAGGCCAGCCGTTTCGCCTACGAGGTCACGCGCCGGCAGATCACCCATATGGTCGAGGACGTGATCGGCGTGGCGCAGGCCAATCTTGCTGCCGTGAAGCCGCAAAGCGCTGCCGATGTGCGGGCAGCGGGCAGGGTGATCGCCACCTTCTCCCCGGCGATGGCCGAGACCGACAGGCAGATCAAGAAGCTTCTGTTTTCGCGCATTTATCGCCATCCGGACATCATGCGCATCCGCGCCGGTGCTTCGCAAATCGTCACGGACCTGTTCGAGGCCTATATGAACGATCCGACGCTAATGCGCAGCCATTACTGGGTCGATCACATTTCCGGGCTGAAGCTTGCCGCCAAGGCCCGCCACGTCTCCGACTATCTTGCCGGCATGACCGACACTTACGCGATCCGGGTGCATGGGGAGTTGTTTGACCAGACTCCCGATTTGCGCTAG
- the erpA gene encoding iron-sulfur cluster insertion protein ErpA, whose translation MSENVTLSDSAAKRIAEIVAADGVKQALRVSVEGGGCSGFSYKFDLADAPEADDIVVENGSAKVLIDSMSLVYMAGSEIDFVDNLLGQSFQIKNPNAVASCGCGTSFAI comes from the coding sequence ATGAGTGAAAATGTAACCCTCTCCGATTCGGCCGCCAAGCGGATTGCCGAAATTGTCGCAGCCGACGGCGTCAAGCAGGCGCTGCGCGTCTCCGTCGAAGGTGGCGGCTGTTCCGGCTTCTCCTACAAGTTCGACCTCGCGGATGCCCCCGAGGCCGACGACATCGTGGTCGAGAACGGCAGTGCCAAGGTTCTGATCGACAGCATGTCGCTGGTCTACATGGCCGGTTCCGAGATCGATTTCGTCGACAACCTGCTCGGCCAGTCGTTCCAGATCAAGAACCCCAATGCGGTTGCAAGCTGCGGCTGCGGCACGAGTTTTGCCATCTGA
- the xth gene encoding exodeoxyribonuclease III produces MKIATWNINGVKARIDNLRQWLADSSPDIVCLQEIKSVDEGFPRLEIESLGYHVETHGQKGFNGVAILSKQKPDEVMRGLPGGEAADGTVDEQSRYIECVFSVEGGAIRVASIYLPNGNPAGDPDKYPYKLAWMERLRRHAETCLALEEPLILAGDYNVIPEPHDCFDPAVWATDALFLPKTREAFRRLENLGLTDAVRATTDAAKLYSFWDYQAGAWPKNNGIRIDHLLLSPEAADRLKATSIEKHVRAWEKPSDHVPVVGIFDFATQ; encoded by the coding sequence ATGAAGATCGCGACCTGGAACATCAATGGCGTCAAGGCACGCATCGATAACCTGCGCCAGTGGCTGGCCGACAGCTCTCCCGACATCGTCTGCCTGCAGGAAATCAAGTCCGTCGACGAGGGATTTCCGCGGCTTGAGATCGAATCGCTCGGCTATCACGTCGAGACCCACGGCCAGAAGGGCTTCAACGGCGTCGCGATCCTGTCGAAGCAGAAGCCCGATGAAGTCATGCGCGGCCTGCCGGGTGGCGAAGCGGCCGATGGCACGGTGGACGAGCAGTCACGCTATATCGAATGCGTCTTTTCGGTCGAAGGCGGCGCGATCCGCGTCGCATCGATCTACCTGCCGAACGGCAACCCGGCCGGCGACCCGGACAAATATCCCTACAAGCTCGCCTGGATGGAACGCCTTCGCCGCCACGCCGAAACCTGCCTCGCGCTCGAAGAGCCGCTGATCCTGGCCGGCGACTACAATGTTATCCCCGAACCGCATGACTGCTTCGATCCCGCCGTCTGGGCGACCGACGCGCTGTTTCTGCCCAAGACGCGGGAAGCCTTCCGCCGTCTGGAAAACCTCGGCCTGACCGACGCCGTGCGTGCCACGACGGACGCGGCCAAGCTTTATTCTTTCTGGGATTACCAGGCCGGCGCCTGGCCGAAGAACAACGGCATCCGCATCGACCACCTGCTCCTCTCCCCGGAAGCGGCGGACCGCCTCAAGGCAACCTCGATCGAAAAGCATGTTCGCGCCTGGGAAAAGCCGTCCGACCACGTTCCGGTGGTCGGCATATTCGACTTCGCTACGCAGTAA
- the exoR gene encoding exopolysaccharide production regulator ExoR has translation MPRSNTGSMRVLLLGLSLAVMCAGSAFAFDIKAGVTKESGPFDLFKFGFKAYKNGQKEDAVEAYRYAAEKGHTGSRWALANMYADGDGVTKDDYAAFKIYNEIAAQGVEPGSEDTGFFVNALLSLANYYSHGIPGSPVKVDLYQARQLYFQVASTFGVAEAQYQLAKMMLSGEGGNANIQQAKKWLNQARKSGHPGAMAVFGNILFQEGQSVRGLAFMTAALDRCAPKDCGWMEQLQEQAFSVADEKDRRGAVTLSHQMVASED, from the coding sequence ATGCCAAGGTCTAACACCGGATCCATGAGAGTATTGCTTCTTGGACTATCACTGGCGGTCATGTGCGCCGGGTCTGCCTTTGCCTTCGATATCAAGGCAGGGGTGACGAAGGAGTCCGGCCCGTTCGACCTGTTCAAGTTCGGCTTCAAGGCCTACAAGAATGGCCAGAAGGAAGACGCGGTCGAGGCCTATCGTTACGCGGCGGAAAAAGGACATACGGGCTCGCGCTGGGCGCTGGCCAACATGTATGCCGATGGCGACGGCGTGACCAAGGACGATTACGCCGCCTTCAAGATCTATAACGAAATTGCAGCGCAGGGCGTCGAGCCCGGATCGGAAGATACCGGCTTCTTCGTCAACGCGCTTCTGTCGCTTGCCAATTACTACAGCCACGGCATTCCGGGCAGCCCGGTCAAGGTGGACCTCTATCAGGCCCGCCAGCTCTATTTCCAGGTGGCGTCGACTTTCGGTGTCGCCGAGGCGCAGTATCAGCTCGCCAAGATGATGCTGTCGGGCGAGGGCGGCAATGCCAATATCCAGCAGGCCAAGAAGTGGCTGAACCAGGCACGCAAGAGCGGTCATCCGGGCGCCATGGCCGTGTTCGGCAATATCCTGTTCCAGGAAGGCCAGAGCGTGCGGGGGCTGGCTTTCATGACGGCGGCGCTTGACCGTTGTGCACCGAAGGATTGCGGCTGGATGGAACAGCTGCAGGAACAGGCCTTCTCCGTTGCCGACGAGAAGGATCGCCGCGGCGCTGTCACCCTATCGCATCAGATGGTCGCCTCGGAAGACTGA
- a CDS encoding OmpP1/FadL family transporter yields the protein MVGKYITRSAALLLAAGGLHSQAFAGGVERGGYNIDLLFDPSQAAFESTATFVMPDRKLKNVQDTSGTTPFSLNALGYSSSGKEDEGYWSPRIGGKIGYENADCMFDYSQPYGAHTKPGANWAGAYQNIETKINSDNYALTCSYRFDMGPGQLRVIGGGNYLEMDGFKESLVIAPEVLGGLPYNGTGRLDLSGHGWGWRAGAAYEIPEYAFRASLVYYSEVKLNDVSGTVDLTQVPSAVSPLGGSVIPVSGSTAMPDALELKLQSGIAPDWLAFGSVKWTDWSQLQTIPFYSASGAKITDLELGYRDGWTITGGIGHKFNDQWSAAASITWDRGTSQAYGSQSDTWLLSTGVAYSPTKNVEIRLGGVIGLMTSGTSKSMTVDGGTIGEDATYKYDSDLAVALSTSLKVRF from the coding sequence ATGGTAGGAAAATACATCACACGGTCTGCGGCGCTCTTGTTGGCAGCGGGGGGGCTGCATTCACAGGCATTCGCAGGCGGCGTGGAGCGGGGCGGCTATAATATCGACCTTCTGTTCGATCCTTCGCAGGCGGCGTTCGAATCGACGGCGACGTTCGTCATGCCGGATCGCAAGCTGAAAAACGTTCAGGATACCAGCGGAACGACGCCTTTCTCGTTGAACGCACTGGGCTATTCATCCTCCGGGAAAGAGGACGAGGGCTATTGGTCGCCGCGTATCGGCGGCAAGATCGGCTACGAGAATGCCGATTGCATGTTCGATTATTCGCAGCCCTATGGTGCGCATACCAAGCCGGGTGCCAACTGGGCCGGCGCCTATCAGAATATCGAGACCAAGATCAACAGCGACAACTATGCGTTGACCTGTTCGTATCGGTTCGACATGGGACCCGGCCAGTTGCGCGTCATCGGCGGCGGCAATTATCTGGAAATGGACGGGTTCAAGGAAAGCCTGGTCATCGCGCCGGAAGTGCTCGGTGGCCTTCCCTATAACGGTACAGGCCGTCTTGATCTCTCCGGCCATGGTTGGGGATGGCGCGCCGGCGCCGCCTACGAAATCCCCGAATATGCATTTCGCGCCAGCCTCGTCTATTACAGCGAGGTCAAGCTCAATGACGTCTCCGGTACCGTCGACCTGACGCAGGTGCCGAGCGCAGTCAGCCCGCTGGGCGGGTCGGTCATCCCGGTTAGCGGTTCGACCGCGATGCCGGATGCGCTGGAACTCAAGCTGCAAAGCGGCATTGCGCCAGACTGGTTGGCTTTCGGTTCGGTCAAATGGACCGACTGGAGCCAGTTGCAGACCATTCCCTTCTATAGCGCGAGCGGCGCGAAGATCACTGATCTCGAACTCGGCTATCGCGACGGCTGGACGATCACCGGCGGTATTGGCCATAAATTCAACGATCAATGGAGTGCTGCGGCCAGCATCACCTGGGATCGTGGCACGTCTCAGGCCTATGGCAGCCAGTCCGATACCTGGTTGCTCAGCACCGGTGTTGCTTATTCTCCGACCAAGAATGTCGAGATCCGGTTGGGTGGCGTGATCGGACTTATGACCAGCGGTACTTCCAAGTCCATGACCGTCGATGGTGGCACGATCGGTGAAGACGCCACCTACAAGTACGACAGCGATCTCGCCGTAGCCCTGTCGACCTCGCTCAAGGTTCGCTTCTGA